CAGACTCGGCTTCTGTTCTCCCTAGGGCTAAGTCTTCTTCGCCAAAAGACATACAAATCGCTGCGTTTGCCGCTGCCGAGGCTTTTAAACCAATAACTTCAACGGATATTGATCCTCAACCAGTGGGATGCTCATCATCAACCTCAGTTTCCACTGAGAACGACGAAGAAAAGAGCCTTTTAGATGATGGCTCGATGTGGGATCGTAGTTGGAGCTTGGAGGCCACCAACACTAATGATAATGAGTGGAATTATGGTTTCATGGACGAGGAGGCATTGTTTAATATGCCAGGCTTACTCGATAGCATGGCTGAGGGTTTGCTCCTCTCTTCACCTGCTGCTTTGCAGGCACAAGTTTATGATTGCGACGATGACGTAGCTTCCACCTTTAACATTGATTTATGGCGACATTACTAATTACAAGCCTGCCTTTGCTATGTTGTGTTTTTTCTAGTTTCTTTGTTTTCGCTTCATTTTTCCagtttcctttaaaaaaaattagtagaaaaaGTATACCAATTAAACCAACTGGTCATATAGTGTTAGGATTTACATCAACCTCATATTACTTTTAAATCCATAGTATATGATTTGGATTAGGTTTGACGTCACTGGTATACATCATTCTATTTGTCTTATTTTTCATAtctattttgttatttatattcAAAGTTTAAAGTTATCTcttaacaatattttatttaaaatttaaacctcTTTTTTCTCTAAGAGCAAATTTACCCGGTAAATTACACataaaagcctttttttttcaatatttactgaaatgggcccagtaaataattatttaccggaatgggctcTTTTCCCCGAAAACGCGTctacgtcagcgcgatgtcagggtacgtgacaGGAAAACGCGTCCCTGAGGAAGCATTTTGCCTGcacttttagggtttagggttaaaaattaaagtataaaggattatagtttagggtttaggggtgtTCATGGGGCTAGGCTGGGCCAGGCCGGGTTCGGGCTGGGCCGAGGGAAAAATATTTGTCCCGATTCCTAGGGCCGGCcagggcccgggccaaaaaagtggtgcccgtaCACGGGCCTGgcttttttacccaaacccataaTTCGGGCCTATATtattacccaaaccctcccatatttctggcgggccgtcgggccgtgACAAGCCGGCCGCCCCATGAACACCTGTAAGTTTagggtttgtcaattaaattaattataatttttttaaaattggattagttttcgtgttaattattttttaagaaaaaataaattaaattagggtttaggtcgtagaggtgtccatgggccgggccgggtgcAAAAAAAATTTTTCAGCCCGGGGCGGGAATATGGGCCTGAGATTTTGTCCAGGCTCGGCCCAGGAAAAAATACGGAACCTGGGCCcgagttattaaaattatatttttattaaaattaaaactaattgttagtaaaattaattgttattaaaattatatcaaattatatttttttgtaccaatcaaaacattttgtaaaatctaacattttgttagtaaaattattaattgttaattgtaataattgttagtaaaattatcaaattatatcaaattattaattgttagtactagtcaaaatattttgtaaaatctaacattttgttagtcaaattattaattgttaattgtattaattgttagtaaaattatcaaattatatgggttagggttagggtttttgttaGCATTAGGGTTTtagtgtttttaagttaagggttagggttatgGTTAGGGGTTTTAAGTTAAGGATTAAGGTTAGGGCTAAGGTTTTTGTTagggttttggtgtttttaagttaagggttttaagttaagggttagggttagggttaggatttttaagttaagggttagagtttttaagttaagggttagggttatggttagggtttttatgttaagggttagggttagggcTAGGGTTTTTGTTAGGGTTTTGGTGTTATTAAGTTAagggttttaagttaagggttagggttagtgtttttaagttaagggttagggttatggctagggtttttaagttaagggttaggttATGGTTACGGTTTTTGttaggaatttttaaaaaatgaaggggtggagggtttttaagttaagggttaggttATGGCACTATTCACGCGCGGGGAAAACGCGTCCCCTGGGACGCGCTGACGTGCCaacaaaacgcgtccacgtcagcgcgctttctgtccacgtggacaaagcgcGCCATTGAGGACGCGTTTTCCTGTCACGTatcctgacatcgcgctgacgtggacgcttTTTCGGGAAAAAGGgctcattccggtaaataattatttactgggcccatttcggtaaatatttgaaaaaaagggCTTTTAATTGTATTTTGCCCAAATTTACCGGTAACGCAAATGAAAAAtaagatattaaaaaaatatttaaagataaaaatacaATTAATAAAGGTTGGAGGTAATAATAAGGCACATTGTACTCTTAAGCAGGGGTGAAGTTAGGCGGTTAGCAGAAACCACGGtcccttaaaatggaaaatttttcatttaagctctttacaaattataaaattttaaattaataatggtaaaattatactctggccctcccaaaaataataaaaatttaatttaatcttttaaaaattttaaagatataagctattaaaatggtgaagttgcatttttattattgtaaaaatatacaatttaattccggtCCCTCCAAAAATAACTTTTTGACATCGCCGCTGCCCTTAAGGAGAGAATATAAGTTTGAATTTTGGAGACAATCTTATTGGAGGAGTAATCACGAACTCAGAATATGAAGTGTAAAATTGAAAAGATAAAGAAAgaccaaattcaaaattattttatacaaataaacaattattttataatgaGAAAGAAGTTTACAAATACAAAATTAAACCTCAAGtcttataaaaatcaatttaaaagacACACAAAATTACCATTCAACTAGAAATTTAAAGCTTACTATGTAAAGCTTTTTTactggaaaagaaaaaggttcaCCGTTGACGAACCCAGTTCTGATTTTTCAACTTCCCCTAATTTCCTCATTTCTTCAAACAAGTGAGTGAGGATTTGATTTTCTAACGGAAAATACTGCTTAGCTGCGCTTTGAAATTTCAGTTACTTGAAAAAAGAATTACATATAACAAATTAGAATTTCAGCTACGTTTAATATAATACACGTGCCACATTTTGCattaaacaaagaaaagaaagagaaaaatattataaaaaaaaggacACACTTCAAGTAGTAGATTAATTTATTGGTTccatcatataaatatatagtaAAGACATTAAGTAGATACATCAACATTGAAGTTGTTCAATTCAAGGATGGTATTGATCGGCATTTGTTGGATTTTTCACAGCCTCTATCATAAGGATTAGAAGGTGGTAGGCAATTTCCTCCTTTGCATTCAGATGGATGATCTCCTCTTCCAATTGCCGGATACCCAATTGTTGGTGTCGATCTTGCTTTTGCATTTCCAATCCACAATGAGCTCACCACCATTGTACATATGCATATAaccaccatttttttttcatagaCATTCTCATTCTCTAACGATTcgacctaattaattaaaatcaaattcgCAATACAAATGAGcaaactattttctatttatgttAGATATgtataaaatcaattttttatatgctAGATATGTGTCAAGATTTATACAAGACTGTGTCATATATACACCAACATTTGCACCACTAATATCGTAATCGTAATctatattatatgatattatcATTACTTATCCAATGCTTATCTAATATGTATTAGAGATAAGTATACATAAGCTTACCCAATAACTTTCCAAATTGAGAATTGAACCATCTCTCGAGatattaaatttgtaattttgaagACCTTAGCATCtgttttgattaaaatttttagtatatatttaaTCTCATATATATTAGTGATAAGTATACAGTAATTAAACTTGACATAATAGATACAATGATTCAATtcctaattaaataaatcttGAATTAAGATTGATTcgtcaaatatcaaatttatatcattttttgagttggatttaattaagttaaaaattttgagaaaaaatgatTGTTAAACTAAGATTGTTATGAACTTAAGTTGGATCAAGATTTGTATTAAAaatgtttcaaattcaaaatacCCGAAGTTTTAATTCTTGATCTCATCTCTTCTCCCATACTTAATAGTGGTGGAAAATGTTGTATGATAATTCTTCAATAGAATAGATTTGTTGTTATCAAACTAACACAACCTTGATAATTAAAATAGGATGATGAAAATTGAAGCGATCAAGTCTTTCTTGAAGAAATTGCACACTCTTGATGATAAACTAGTAATAAACAACAAAGAAATATTATCCTCAAAATACAATAAACTTAATCACCCACCATACACATTACTAATTCAGAGACATTAGAAGGT
The genomic region above belongs to Gossypium hirsutum isolate 1008001.06 chromosome D05, Gossypium_hirsutum_v2.1, whole genome shotgun sequence and contains:
- the LOC121217659 gene encoding ethylene-responsive transcription factor ERF024, with translation MEYLEIDSSSCKPCSPDSELSSSSSTSSAYDLPLMVVSSSHKRKAGRKKFKETRHPVFRGVRQRRGSKWVSEIREPYKKSRIWLGTFLSPEMAARAYDVAVLALRGKSAALNFPDSASVLPRAKSSSPKDIQIAAFAAAEAFKPITSTDIDPQPVGCSSSTSVSTENDEEKSLLDDGSMWDRSWSLEATNTNDNEWNYGFMDEEALFNMPGLLDSMAEGLLLSSPAALQAQVYDCDDDVASTFNIDLWRHY